From a region of the Streptomyces tirandamycinicus genome:
- a CDS encoding cation acetate symporter: MHPRILLAAGGPGTLDLDTDTRAWVLVGFLTFIVPILLICVLNGPERDRVDDFYTAGRGLRPVQGALVLTGVYLSAATVLGTTGTVAVFGFDGLFIALCTVLSLGVLLLLSGPLRERGSYTLGDTFALRAPGPSARIAVAVVTLSACVPYLIVQLSGAGKTTAMLLGLSGPGAEQTAIVMIGALVVCATAFGGMRGMIAIQVIKTVILLAMAVAVAAVLLHRFHWSPDSLIEAAGRGSGRPEGYMRPGLRFTAGGPVAGTLDFIGLMVTIVLGVACMPHVATQLNTAPDTAAARRTVRHTTALVGAVCLLTTVLGFGASALIGARKILAADPGATSSLLMLTGDLAGGSSAQTGGAWLVVLVSCAVFLTTLAVVASVTLAAAASVAHDLLTNVVRRGRTTEGREVAAARIASAVVGGLSICLAVWVQGWNTGFLSTISLAVACSCLLPALVYSLFWRGFTHGGLLWTLYGGLGCALGLQVVSPVFSGSPTALFPEWDIAWFPLQTVALVSLPVAFLLGWLGSVTGRRRAAALPEQPVRA, encoded by the coding sequence ATGCATCCTCGGATCCTGCTCGCCGCGGGAGGTCCCGGCACCCTCGACCTGGACACGGACACCCGCGCCTGGGTTCTCGTCGGCTTCCTCACCTTCATCGTCCCGATCCTGCTCATCTGCGTGCTCAACGGGCCCGAGCGGGACCGGGTCGACGACTTCTACACGGCGGGCCGCGGGCTGCGCCCCGTCCAGGGCGCCCTCGTCCTCACCGGCGTCTACCTCTCCGCCGCGACCGTGCTCGGCACGACCGGAACCGTCGCGGTCTTCGGCTTCGACGGCCTGTTCATCGCCCTGTGCACCGTGCTGTCGCTCGGCGTCCTGCTCCTGCTGTCCGGCCCGCTCCGGGAACGCGGCAGCTACACCCTCGGCGACACGTTCGCTCTGCGCGCCCCGGGGCCCTCGGCCAGGATCGCGGTCGCCGTCGTCACACTGAGCGCGTGCGTCCCGTACCTGATCGTCCAGCTCTCCGGCGCGGGCAAGACCACCGCCATGCTGCTCGGCCTGTCCGGTCCCGGCGCCGAGCAGACCGCCATCGTCATGATCGGCGCCCTCGTCGTCTGCGCCACGGCCTTCGGCGGGATGCGCGGCATGATCGCGATTCAGGTGATCAAGACGGTGATCCTGCTCGCCATGGCCGTGGCCGTGGCGGCGGTGCTGCTCCACCGCTTCCACTGGAGCCCCGACTCCCTCATCGAGGCCGCCGGGCGGGGCAGCGGCCGTCCCGAGGGCTATATGCGTCCGGGCCTGCGGTTCACTGCCGGCGGCCCGGTCGCGGGGACCCTCGACTTCATCGGTCTGATGGTCACCATCGTGCTGGGAGTCGCATGCATGCCCCATGTCGCCACCCAGCTCAACACCGCGCCCGACACCGCCGCGGCACGCCGTACGGTCCGCCACACCACCGCCCTCGTCGGTGCCGTCTGCCTGCTCACCACCGTGCTGGGTTTCGGGGCCTCGGCGCTGATCGGCGCCCGTAAGATCCTCGCCGCCGACCCCGGGGCCACCAGCAGCCTGCTGATGCTCACCGGCGATCTGGCGGGCGGCTCGTCGGCGCAGACGGGCGGGGCATGGCTCGTCGTGCTGGTCTCCTGCGCGGTGTTCCTCACCACGCTGGCGGTCGTCGCGAGCGTGACGCTGGCGGCCGCGGCCTCGGTCGCCCACGACCTCCTCACCAACGTCGTCCGCCGCGGGCGCACGACCGAGGGCCGGGAAGTGGCCGCGGCCCGTATCGCGTCCGCCGTGGTCGGAGGCTTGAGCATCTGCCTCGCGGTGTGGGTGCAGGGCTGGAACACGGGCTTCCTCTCCACGATCTCCCTGGCGGTGGCGTGCTCCTGCCTGCTCCCGGCGCTGGTGTACTCGCTGTTCTGGCGCGGCTTCACGCACGGGGGGCTGCTGTGGACGCTGTACGGAGGCCTCGGCTGCGCGCTCGGACTCCAGGTCGTGAGCCCCGTCTTCTCCGGCAGCCCGACGGCACTGTTCCCCGAATGGGACATCGCCTGGTTCCCGCTGCAGACGGTCGCCCTGGTGTCGCTGCCCGTCGCGTTCCTGCTCGGCTGGCTGGGGAGCGTCACGGGACGGCGGCGTGCGGCCGCGTTGCCGGAGCAGCCCGTCAGGGCGTGA
- a CDS encoding alpha/beta fold hydrolase: MAEHGFRDGAAAAGAVLALLAALGPAPAGAAPRNAATAAATGPAAGTGIAAAAGPGSAAVSGFVPGPCPGTAEPVAALATARCGFLEVPENRARPGGRTIRLAVAVIPATSAKPAQDPVVFMSGGPGGDTFDDIPFLVSSGLNRDRELIVMAQRGNLHSKPDLACPELDRFHAASVGLPSYAPRTQRLMLDAVTQCRDRLRADGVDLGAYNSTENAADFADLRTALGIEQWNVYGHSYGSNLAMTYLRLHPQGIRAVALDSFTPPQSVSLPFAWAGAREGLDYLYRACEAETRCKSRYPDLERTLNDQVRKLEARPLTLNVRPPQGGEPVKVVLDGGALLNVLVAKGIPFVDVPAAIDELARGRPERFARARAAGSVQAVGRTAHGLTHSVVCSEWVPGHSAPDVLEAGRRAFPGLPDAVLAQAPQLAFQDEVCRVWNVPDRTATQRVAPVGSVPTLFLNGTFDMKTGASWAQKTARTLPHSTAVQIPGIGHWAVPQSPCAQKVLASFLSRPTAPDTGCVAGLRWEPFTIAPR; this comes from the coding sequence ATGGCAGAGCACGGCTTCCGCGACGGGGCGGCGGCCGCCGGGGCCGTTCTGGCCCTCCTGGCGGCACTCGGCCCGGCACCGGCGGGCGCCGCACCGCGGAACGCCGCTACTGCCGCGGCCACCGGACCCGCCGCGGGTACCGGTATCGCCGCGGCCGCCGGACCCGGCTCGGCCGCCGTGTCCGGTTTCGTGCCGGGCCCCTGCCCCGGGACCGCCGAGCCGGTCGCAGCGCTGGCCACCGCCCGGTGCGGATTCCTGGAGGTCCCCGAGAACCGCGCCCGTCCCGGCGGCCGGACCATCCGGCTGGCCGTGGCGGTCATCCCGGCCACCTCGGCGAAGCCCGCCCAGGATCCCGTCGTGTTCATGTCGGGTGGCCCGGGTGGCGACACCTTCGACGACATCCCGTTCCTGGTCTCCTCCGGCCTGAACCGGGACCGCGAACTGATCGTCATGGCCCAGCGCGGCAATCTCCACAGCAAGCCCGATCTCGCCTGCCCGGAGCTGGACCGCTTCCACGCCGCGTCCGTAGGGCTCCCTTCCTACGCACCGCGGACGCAGCGGCTCATGCTCGACGCGGTGACGCAGTGCCGAGACCGCCTGAGGGCCGACGGAGTCGACCTCGGTGCCTACAACAGCACCGAGAACGCCGCCGACTTCGCCGATCTGCGCACGGCGCTCGGCATCGAGCAGTGGAACGTCTACGGCCACTCCTACGGCAGCAACCTGGCCATGACCTATCTGCGCCTGCACCCCCAGGGGATCCGTGCGGTGGCCCTCGACTCCTTCACCCCTCCGCAGTCCGTCTCCCTGCCGTTCGCCTGGGCCGGCGCCCGGGAGGGCCTCGACTACCTCTACCGGGCCTGCGAGGCGGAGACCCGCTGCAAGAGCCGCTACCCGGACCTCGAGCGCACCCTGAACGACCAGGTGCGCAAGCTGGAAGCCCGGCCGCTGACGCTGAACGTCCGGCCGCCGCAGGGCGGAGAGCCGGTGAAGGTCGTCCTCGACGGCGGCGCGCTGCTGAACGTGCTGGTCGCCAAGGGGATTCCGTTCGTCGACGTCCCGGCGGCGATCGACGAACTCGCCCGCGGACGTCCGGAGCGCTTCGCCCGGGCCCGCGCCGCCGGTTCGGTCCAGGCCGTCGGCCGGACCGCCCACGGCCTGACGCATTCGGTGGTGTGCAGCGAGTGGGTGCCGGGCCACTCGGCGCCCGATGTGCTGGAGGCCGGCCGCAGGGCCTTCCCCGGCCTGCCGGACGCGGTCCTGGCGCAGGCGCCCCAACTGGCCTTCCAGGACGAGGTGTGCCGGGTCTGGAACGTCCCGGACCGCACCGCCACCCAGCGGGTGGCCCCGGTCGGCTCGGTGCCGACGCTCTTCCTCAACGGGACGTTCGACATGAAGACCGGGGCGAGCTGGGCGCAGAAGACCGCCCGTACGCTGCCCCACTCGACCGCCGTGCAGATCCCCGGCATCGGGCACTGGGCGGTCCCGCAGTCGCCCTGCGCCCAGAAGGTGCTGGCGTCGTTCCTCAGCCGTCCGACCGCGCCCGACACCGGCTGCGTGGCGGGCCTCCGGTGGGAACCGTTCACGATCGCCCCGAGGTGA
- a CDS encoding PucR family transcriptional regulator, translating to MHTGYVRGSVRPRVSTVGPPPQAAARPLPLQLLDHACRRLLTRGASFTDSVVDQIRTEVPYYADPVLSPPDLRQSTDTGIRFALEAALDPGRIVDIERYTRELGIRRAEEGRPLDEVIHAFRVAGSEVWSGIVGVVERDGLGEQRHLVHVAELVWKMNDRDAVLVADAYRQVAKGVASRHDERVRLILAAVLENRNDPAFIQDAASILDLPPDGRFAVAELRATPPFGRTPDAVPEIRGMRVLRHVGAQRDVLVAHLGDRPLDALASAVDAGPGMRIGISPVVHGLKNLPRARDMAGLALRTCRADGEVARLDARLPDGLLVSRPDLSAELALRVLRPLYELEPADRETLIDTLGVWIEKGGSAVQAARHMLCHRNTVLNRLRRFEQITGLELSRPRDLVRLTLAFDTLQLLGPAAVLGCGDAWDGDPES from the coding sequence CCCGGCCCTTGCCGCTCCAACTGCTCGACCACGCCTGCCGGCGCCTTCTCACGCGGGGCGCCTCCTTCACCGACTCCGTGGTGGACCAGATCCGCACCGAGGTGCCGTACTACGCCGACCCGGTGCTCTCGCCGCCCGACCTCAGGCAGTCCACGGACACCGGCATCCGCTTCGCGCTGGAGGCCGCCCTCGACCCCGGGCGCATCGTGGACATCGAGCGCTACACCCGTGAGCTCGGCATACGCCGTGCCGAGGAGGGCCGCCCCCTCGACGAGGTGATCCACGCCTTCCGGGTGGCCGGCTCGGAGGTCTGGAGCGGGATCGTCGGCGTCGTGGAGCGGGACGGGCTCGGCGAGCAGCGTCATCTCGTGCACGTGGCGGAGCTGGTGTGGAAGATGAACGACCGGGACGCCGTCCTGGTCGCCGACGCCTACCGGCAGGTCGCCAAGGGCGTGGCCAGCCGGCACGACGAGCGGGTGCGCCTGATCCTCGCCGCCGTCCTGGAGAACCGCAACGACCCGGCGTTCATCCAGGACGCCGCGTCGATCCTCGATCTGCCGCCCGACGGACGCTTCGCGGTGGCGGAGCTGCGGGCCACGCCGCCCTTCGGCCGGACACCCGACGCCGTTCCGGAGATCCGTGGCATGCGCGTCCTGCGCCACGTCGGCGCACAGCGCGATGTGCTCGTCGCCCACCTCGGCGACCGCCCACTCGACGCGCTCGCCTCCGCCGTCGACGCCGGACCCGGCATGCGCATCGGCATCAGCCCCGTCGTCCACGGCCTGAAGAACCTGCCCCGGGCGCGGGACATGGCCGGACTCGCCCTGCGCACCTGCCGCGCGGACGGGGAGGTAGCCCGACTCGACGCCCGCCTACCCGACGGTCTGCTGGTCTCACGGCCCGACCTGTCCGCCGAGCTGGCCCTGCGAGTGCTCCGGCCGCTGTACGAACTGGAGCCCGCCGACCGCGAAACGCTGATCGACACGCTCGGAGTGTGGATCGAGAAGGGCGGCTCCGCTGTCCAGGCGGCCCGGCACATGCTGTGCCACCGCAACACGGTTTTGAACCGGCTGCGCCGCTTCGAGCAGATCACGGGTCTCGAACTGTCCCGCCCCCGCGACCTCGTACGGCTCACGCTCGCCTTCGACACGCTCCAACTGCTCGGGCCGGCCGCCGTCCTCGGCTGCGGGGACGCCTGGGACGGCGACCCGGAGAGCTGA
- a CDS encoding alpha/beta fold hydrolase: MARSHVRRSHTRPAAAAAGILVAGLLASPASGQEETPAGAGGTVARTVGDARYEPGPCPKTPEPTAALEGARCGTLTVPENRARADGRKITLGVAIVPAAAGTPKPDPIVWLAGGPGDDAVGEAQMAIDGGLNRDRDVIFMSQRGTYSADPALTCPTIDEFGARAVGLDFDAPSTGRLHVEATRTCREQLAARGAELGAYNDIESAADYADLRRALDIPQWNVFGISYGTHLALNYMREHPEGIRSVGIDGILPPSKAGSALTWSSARQGFDGLFKACAEQPACNRRYPDLPATFDRLVRQLEAKPVTTTVTVPGSRKPVKVVLDGGALVNWLTSATHVAPGVPRSLDELAHGKPQRIAEQWAGGKLSPKAVGRVAHGLAYGVFCSAWVPYETEAEAVRGGREAFPTYPRSVLAQAPQLPFLRPDCAVWDIPAAPPSVRDVTRSDIPTLALSGGFDSQTGAGNGPYVARTLPRATVVTVPYEPHVVFATSKCAQAITLSFFDTPTAPDTGCLKDLEPPAFEIGP, translated from the coding sequence ATGGCACGCTCACATGTACGACGGTCGCACACGAGGCCGGCCGCGGCGGCGGCCGGGATCCTCGTCGCCGGCCTGCTCGCGTCGCCCGCGAGCGGGCAGGAGGAGACGCCCGCGGGAGCCGGCGGAACGGTCGCCCGCACCGTGGGCGACGCCCGCTACGAGCCCGGCCCCTGCCCGAAGACCCCCGAGCCGACGGCGGCGCTCGAAGGGGCGCGCTGCGGAACGCTCACCGTGCCCGAGAACCGCGCCCGGGCGGACGGCCGGAAGATCACCCTGGGCGTGGCGATCGTGCCGGCGGCCGCGGGCACGCCGAAGCCCGACCCGATCGTGTGGCTCGCCGGCGGCCCGGGCGACGACGCCGTCGGAGAGGCGCAGATGGCGATCGACGGCGGCCTGAACCGGGACCGCGACGTCATCTTCATGTCCCAGCGGGGCACGTACTCCGCCGACCCGGCGCTCACCTGCCCCACCATCGACGAGTTCGGCGCACGCGCGGTCGGCCTCGACTTCGACGCCCCGTCCACCGGGCGCCTGCACGTCGAGGCGACCCGGACCTGCCGCGAGCAGCTGGCGGCCCGCGGGGCCGAGCTGGGCGCCTACAACGACATCGAGAGCGCCGCCGACTACGCCGACCTGCGGCGGGCACTGGACATCCCGCAATGGAACGTGTTCGGCATCTCCTACGGCACCCACCTGGCACTCAACTACATGCGCGAGCACCCGGAGGGAATCCGCTCGGTCGGCATCGACGGCATCCTCCCGCCCTCCAAGGCGGGTTCGGCGCTGACCTGGAGCAGTGCCCGGCAGGGCTTCGACGGCCTGTTCAAGGCCTGCGCCGAGCAGCCCGCCTGCAACCGCCGCTACCCGGATCTGCCCGCCACCTTCGACCGCCTGGTCCGGCAGCTCGAGGCCAAGCCCGTCACCACCACCGTCACGGTCCCCGGCAGCCGGAAGCCGGTCAAGGTCGTCCTGGACGGCGGGGCCCTGGTGAACTGGCTGACCTCCGCCACCCACGTGGCCCCCGGCGTGCCCCGCTCCCTCGACGAACTGGCCCACGGAAAACCGCAGCGGATCGCCGAGCAGTGGGCGGGCGGGAAGCTCAGCCCCAAGGCCGTCGGGCGGGTGGCCCACGGCCTCGCCTACGGCGTCTTCTGCAGCGCGTGGGTGCCGTACGAGACCGAGGCCGAAGCCGTCCGGGGCGGCCGGGAGGCATTCCCGACGTACCCCCGCTCGGTGCTGGCCCAGGCCCCCCAACTCCCCTTCCTCCGCCCGGACTGCGCCGTCTGGGACATCCCCGCGGCCCCGCCGTCGGTCCGGGACGTCACCCGCAGCGACATCCCCACCCTCGCCCTCTCGGGCGGCTTCGACTCCCAGACCGGCGCCGGCAACGGACCGTACGTGGCCCGCACCCTGCCCCGGGCCACCGTCGTCACGGTCCCCTACGAACCCCACGTGGTGTTCGCCACGTCGAAGTGCGCCCAGGCGATCACGCTCTCCTTCTTCGACACCCCCACGGCACCGGACACCGGCTGCCTCAAGGACCTCGAGCCCCCGGCGTTCGAGATCGGCCCCTGA
- a CDS encoding DUF4394 domain-containing protein → MVSVAAVATSTALALGTAGTGSAAPAPEAPALAPEASTPGVSTPQAASPRASAAAPSLRAFGISGDGTLMATFTTDRPQVLDWVRVVTGLSGDTSLIGIDFRVQNGLMYGVGNKGGIYTIKTPPVTADVVVTKVSQLQYALNGANFGVDFNPAADRLRVISDNGQNLRHNVNDHSTVQDLNLTTPPTEGTTKGVSAAAYTNNDLSAATGTTLVDINTTGDQVVLQSPANNGTLAATGSLGIDAGINAGMDIFSTLSGGKTADNAAFACLTPYGAGTPSLYSVDILTGQATSIGQFPLNITDLAVSLTGS, encoded by the coding sequence ATGGTGTCGGTCGCGGCCGTGGCCACATCGACGGCGCTAGCCCTCGGCACGGCGGGTACCGGCTCGGCCGCCCCCGCCCCCGAAGCCCCCGCCCTCGCCCCCGAAGCCTCCACGCCCGGAGTCTCCACCCCCCAAGCCGCCTCCCCCCGGGCCTCCGCCGCCGCGCCCAGCCTCCGCGCGTTCGGGATCAGCGGCGACGGCACCCTGATGGCCACGTTCACGACCGACCGGCCCCAGGTCCTCGACTGGGTCCGGGTCGTCACCGGCCTCAGCGGCGACACAAGCCTGATCGGGATCGACTTCCGGGTACAGAACGGCCTGATGTACGGCGTCGGCAACAAGGGCGGCATCTACACGATCAAGACCCCGCCGGTCACCGCGGACGTCGTGGTCACCAAGGTGTCCCAGCTCCAGTACGCGCTGAACGGCGCCAACTTCGGCGTCGACTTCAACCCGGCGGCCGACCGCCTCCGCGTGATCAGCGACAACGGCCAGAACCTGCGGCACAACGTCAACGACCACAGCACCGTCCAGGACCTGAACCTCACCACCCCGCCCACCGAGGGCACGACCAAGGGGGTCTCGGCCGCCGCATACACCAACAACGACCTCAGCGCGGCCACCGGGACCACGCTGGTGGACATCAACACGACCGGCGACCAGGTCGTCCTCCAGTCCCCGGCGAACAACGGCACCCTCGCCGCTACCGGCAGCCTCGGCATCGACGCCGGGATCAACGCGGGCATGGACATCTTCAGCACCCTGTCCGGCGGGAAGACGGCCGACAACGCCGCCTTCGCCTGCCTCACCCCGTACGGCGCCGGCACCCCCTCGCTGTACAGCGTCGACATCCTCACCGGCCAGGCCACATCCATCGGCCAGTTCCCGCTGAACATCACCGACCTGGCCGTCTCCCTCACCGGATCCTGA